In a genomic window of Actinomycetota bacterium:
- a CDS encoding DsbA family protein encodes MQATFWIDPMCPWAWITSRWMVEVEKVRDVTVNWNIMSLGVLNERNDVSEDYKKLIARTWRPARVLCRARELHGDDVVFPLFSALGTRFHLDKRKDMDAVIAEALAELGLEASLAEAADDPQYDHLVRAAHATAVATSGAGVGTPVIAIDGLDGTPVGFFGPIITPIPRGEAAGHLWDGFVLVAQVPGLVEIKRSRTLGPIVD; translated from the coding sequence ATGCAGGCGACATTCTGGATTGATCCGATGTGCCCGTGGGCCTGGATCACTTCACGCTGGATGGTTGAGGTCGAGAAGGTTCGCGACGTCACGGTGAACTGGAACATCATGTCCTTGGGTGTTCTCAATGAGCGCAACGATGTTTCGGAGGACTACAAGAAACTCATCGCTCGTACTTGGCGTCCTGCGCGCGTGCTGTGCCGAGCGCGTGAGCTCCACGGCGATGATGTGGTCTTTCCGCTTTTCTCGGCGCTGGGCACCCGCTTCCACCTAGACAAGCGCAAGGACATGGATGCCGTTATCGCTGAAGCGCTTGCTGAGCTTGGATTGGAGGCAAGCCTGGCTGAGGCCGCCGATGATCCACAGTACGACCATCTCGTGCGCGCAGCGCATGCAACTGCAGTGGCGACGTCGGGTGCGGGTGTTGGCACGCCTGTCATTGCTATCGATGGCCTCGACGGGACCCCTGTTGGATTCTTCGGTCCGATCATCACGCCAATCCCGCGCGGAGAAGCTGCCGGACATCTCTGGGATGGCTTTGTGCTGGTGGCCCAGGTGCCTGGCCTTGTTGAGATCAAGCGCTCCCGAACTCTGGGGCCAATCGTCGATTAG
- a CDS encoding disulfide bond formation protein DsbA: protein MTTSVDFWIDPTCDWAWVTARWLEEVQIIRDIDVSWRVMSLAILEEGAEAEGGPSDSAAWKSVRSVEAARAHSGEEAARQLLFAIGRLTNVEGNQNVSDVIAQAVAECGLPSSIADASETPEFDAAVRASHEAAMLLGGEGVGTPIIGIPGPGGERVGYFGPVLTSTPRGEAAGRLWDGLLILAANPGFYELKKERQAKVECD from the coding sequence GTGACGACTTCGGTTGACTTCTGGATCGACCCAACGTGCGACTGGGCCTGGGTGACTGCTCGATGGCTTGAGGAGGTTCAGATCATTCGCGATATCGACGTCAGCTGGCGAGTGATGTCGCTGGCCATCCTCGAAGAAGGCGCAGAGGCTGAGGGTGGCCCTTCAGACTCTGCTGCTTGGAAGTCGGTGCGTTCGGTTGAAGCCGCCCGAGCTCACTCTGGAGAAGAGGCAGCTCGCCAATTGCTGTTTGCGATAGGTCGCCTTACGAATGTTGAAGGAAATCAGAATGTCTCAGACGTGATCGCCCAAGCCGTTGCCGAATGCGGCTTGCCGTCCTCGATAGCCGATGCTTCGGAAACACCAGAATTTGATGCAGCAGTCCGAGCAAGCCACGAGGCCGCGATGCTGCTGGGGGGCGAAGGCGTGGGAACCCCGATCATCGGAATCCCTGGGCCTGGCGGAGAACGAGTTGGCTACTTCGGCCCAGTCTTGACTTCGACTCCTCGCGGGGAGGCTGCGGGGCGCCTTTGGGATGGCTTGTTGATTCTTGCCGCGAACCCCGGCTTCTATGAACTGAAAAAGGAACGCCAAGCGAAGGTGGAGTGTGACTGA